The window ATCTCTGTAATTAACGAATCCACAAACACTACAGCCAGGGTGGATGTAGGTTCTGGAGGAGTTGCAGTAAATCCGGCGGGAACAAATGTATATGTGACTAACTTCGTCAACAACACTGTTTCTGTAATTAACACGATAAACAACAATGTTATAGCCACAGTTAATGTTGGAAAGTATCCTACTGGAATTGCAGTCAACCCGAAGGGAACATACGTATATGTTACGAACACTAACAGCAACACTGTCTCTGTGATTAACACAGTTACAAACAAAGTTACAGCCACAGTTAATGTTGGAGAGTATCCTGCTGGAATTGCATTCAACCCGAAGGGAACATACGTATATGTGACTAATATTAACAGCAATACTGTCTCTGTAATTAACACAGTTACAAACACTGTTATAGCCACAGTTAATGTTGGAGAGTATCCTGCTGGAATTGCATTCAACCCGAAGGGAACATACGTATATGTGACTAATATTAACAGCAATACTGTCTCTGTGATTAACACAGTTACAAACACTGTTATAGCCACAGTCAAGGTTGGAAAATATCCCGCTGGAATTGCAGCTGTGGGAACATACGTATATGTTACAAACACTAACAGCAACACTGTCTCTGTAATTAACACAGTTACAAATAATGTTATAACCACAATCAACGTTGGGAAATATCCTGCTGGAATTGCAGTCTTGGGAACAAACGTATATGTGACTAATGTTAACAGCAATACTGTCTCTGTAATTAACACAATTACAAACACTGTAACAGTCACGATGCCTGCAGGAAGCACTCCTGTTATCGTTGGAAAATGCATGTGTCCTCTTCCAGTAATAAGACCACGTCCTGTTGCAAACTTCAACAGCAAGATCGTCTACACTGTGCAGTTTACAGACACATCGAAATATGCAAATAAATGGCACTGGGACTTTGGAGATGGAACATATTCAACAAAGCAGAATCCTCTACATATATACAAAAAAGCAGGAAACTACAAAGTAAAATTAACTTCAACCAGTAAATACGGTACAGATTCAAAAATTTCTATGATCAAGGTCTGTACCGGCGGGTGATGGAACAACACTATTTAGCAGAACCAGAAAACCAGTATAGAAGTAACGTTTAAGGGACACTAATCTTATTTTTTGTTACTGCCCCTTGAGTTCGGAGGAACACAAATACCCTGACCTGTATGTCGGGGATTGTGTGCCCTCTCATCTTTTTTTTGTTATTCCTTAAATGCCCCTACATATTTTACCTTTTTTTCTCCAGAAACACGACAGTATTGTAAACAGGTGGTTCCGGCTGGACTCTCTCGTGTTCCTCAAAGCCCTCCGGCAAATCAAGCAGGCAGTTCCTGTTCAACAGTTTCATTAACCCTTTTTCGTAAATCCTGCACGAGATTCTGCTTCCGACGGGCATTACCTTTAAAAGATGTTCAAGGATCTCTTTTTTGGGCTCGGCCTGGGCTGCTATCATCAGGGCTTTAATCCCTGTATCCGGATTCAGTGCAAAGCCTTTTCCATTCAGTGAAAAATGATTTCCGTTGATTATTGTGACAGCTTCGGAAAGCCCGAGTTTTTCCAGCACTCTTTTTGATAGGTTTGCCCGGCTGGAGTCCTGTTCTATCCCCGTGCTTTTTATCCCGTGCTGCCTGAAGAAAACGATCAGGGTCAGAGGAAGTGGTCCGCTCCCGAGAAAAGCAACCCTATCCCCGGGGGAAAGCCCGAGACCCCTGGATTCCGTGCGGACCAGCTTGAGATAATTCCCATAAAAGAGAAATTTTTCCAGGGCATCCCAGGGGGAGTCACTCTCAAGGATTTCATTTGCATGCTCAGTTTCAAGCCTTACGGTGTAAAGACTTCTAAACCTGCTCAAATCAGCAAAGACAGGGTCCAGTTCCTTCTTTTGCAAAAGTTTGAGGGCTGCATCCTCTTCAATGTCCATAGTGATCAAAGAATCCAGCTTCCGGAACAGTTCCCCTGTTCGGTCCAAAGGTCCGTAGAGGATTTCATCATCGGACATTACCCTTATATCCCGGTGCAAAGCAAGAATTTCTTCGAGAACAATCTCAGGTGAAAGCTCCACGCTCTCGTTAACTTCAATAGCCATTCCAATTCCCGGAAGAATATTATGATGTCATGGGATATATGCATATTGAAAGTTCCCTCAAGCCTGAGATATCCATGCTTTTGGCTCTGGAAACTGTAAAAAACCAAAAAGTTGGAAAACAAACCTGACCGTTGGAAAAAGACATGATAATTGGAAAAAAACATGATAATTGGAAAAAATCTAACAAATTGGAAAAAGCCCTGGGGTTATTCAAAAATCTTTTTCAGGTCCTCCATAGAGAGGGAGACCTCAAACTCTTTCAACTTAAAAAATTTCTTGGCTCGCATATCGTCATCTTCGAGCCTGAGGTCACTTTCAACAAATCCTGCTTTCTCCAGGCGCTTCAAATGCAGGTTTACTACCTGTCTTGAGAGATCCAGATCCTTGGCAAGCTCATACACATACCTCTCCCTTTCAGCCAGCAGATAAAGAAGCTTTAATCGGAGCGGGTGGGAGAGGGCCTCGCCTATATCCACAATTTGTTGAAGTGATTTTGTCATCCGGAATACCTTCGAATTTTCTGATTAAGGACCTGAAACATTACTTTAAATTTCTCTTCCCGTATTAAAGTTTAGATTTCTTCCAGCTTGGACTTTATTTCTTCCACTGTTTTTTTGATATCTTCAATGTCCTTTTCGATCTTCACAAGCTTTTCATTACTTGCGGGTGCCTGGTACCCTGACCTGTTCAGAAGCACCACTACTGCACCCACAATGAGAAGGATAATAAGAATGTTCAGGAAAAAGCCCCAGAAAGAGCCATACATGCCAAAACCCATACCGTTCAAAATATTCACCTCAAGAAAACCAGCTTTTTTTGTATTATTCGTTTTTTGTCCGTTTTGTCATCTGTTTTTTCCTTATTCTATCTATTCTTCCTTATTCTATCTATTCTTCCTCATTATACTGATTTCAATCATAAATATAAAAAATACCCGGTAGAAGGGGTCTAATATCAAAATAAAAACCTGAATAATCAACCTGAGGGATTTAAACAAATAAAAAAAGGGTGGTTTATGGTAGGAATTTAGTTGCCATATCCCATGCAGTATCCGTGTCCACGAGCGTTACCGGAACCACGGGCAAACCTTCCGTTTGTTTGAGCTCCTGCA is drawn from Methanosarcina lacustris Z-7289 and contains these coding sequences:
- a CDS encoding nicotianamine synthase family protein; the protein is MAIEVNESVELSPEIVLEEILALHRDIRVMSDDEILYGPLDRTGELFRKLDSLITMDIEEDAALKLLQKKELDPVFADLSRFRSLYTVRLETEHANEILESDSPWDALEKFLFYGNYLKLVRTESRGLGLSPGDRVAFLGSGPLPLTLIVFFRQHGIKSTGIEQDSSRANLSKRVLEKLGLSEAVTIINGNHFSLNGKGFALNPDTGIKALMIAAQAEPKKEILEHLLKVMPVGSRISCRIYEKGLMKLLNRNCLLDLPEGFEEHERVQPEPPVYNTVVFLEKKR
- a CDS encoding PKD domain-containing protein, whose protein sequence is MGKQTFGKTQNILCIFILIFVISAIAVAVSAAEGGTPETNITEPEANVTAPEANVTEPIAEVTEPEAEVTEPEAETNITEPEAETNITEPEAETNITEPEAEVTEPEAETNITEPEAETNITEPEAEVTEPEAETNITEPEAETNITEPEANITKPEAETNITEPEAEVTEPEAETNITEPEANITKPEAETNITEPEAETNITEPEAETNITEPEVETNITEPEAETNITEPANITEPANITEPKANITEPEAETNITEPEANITEPEANITEPEINITVPEINITVPGTNETIPVAIIPSTTEANNVISVINESTNTTARVDVGSGGVAVNPAGTNVYVTNFVNNTVSVINTINNNVIATVNVGKYPTGIAVNPKGTYVYVTNTNSNTVSVINTVTNKVTATVNVGEYPAGIAFNPKGTYVYVTNINSNTVSVINTVTNTVIATVNVGEYPAGIAFNPKGTYVYVTNINSNTVSVINTVTNTVIATVKVGKYPAGIAAVGTYVYVTNTNSNTVSVINTVTNNVITTINVGKYPAGIAVLGTNVYVTNVNSNTVSVINTITNTVTVTMPAGSTPVIVGKCMCPLPVIRPRPVANFNSKIVYTVQFTDTSKYANKWHWDFGDGTYSTKQNPLHIYKKAGNYKVKLTSTSKYGTDSKISMIKVCTGG
- a CDS encoding ArsR/SmtB family transcription factor, which codes for MTKSLQQIVDIGEALSHPLRLKLLYLLAERERYVYELAKDLDLSRQVVNLHLKRLEKAGFVESDLRLEDDDMRAKKFFKLKEFEVSLSMEDLKKIFE